In Gloeocapsa sp. DLM2.Bin57, the following are encoded in one genomic region:
- a CDS encoding class I SAM-dependent methyltransferase produces the protein MLFDQDYYLSINHARWETAKPIIQTIQTITPLHTCLDVGCGPGWFADKLVNLGLKVQGIDGRQDLLDIASQRVPDGNFSLVDVESKTAMSNLQTADLVFCFGLIYHTENPFRVIRNLASLTQKILFIESMVIPVDQPVSWLVEEGKNETQGLTYHAMIPSSSCLVKMLQVSGIPHIYRYTAKIEHIDFLDTPEKHRRRQVFLASQIPLNLTDFIKVAQIETPKYDFSKT, from the coding sequence ATGTTATTTGATCAAGACTATTATCTCTCTATTAATCACGCGCGTTGGGAAACAGCTAAACCCATTATCCAAACTATCCAAACAATTACCCCTCTCCATACTTGTTTAGATGTAGGTTGTGGTCCTGGTTGGTTTGCTGATAAACTAGTTAATCTAGGACTCAAAGTACAAGGTATCGATGGTCGTCAAGACTTGTTAGATATCGCTAGTCAAAGAGTCCCTGATGGTAATTTTAGCCTAGTTGACGTTGAATCCAAAACAGCTATGTCAAACCTACAAACCGCTGATTTAGTCTTTTGTTTTGGTTTAATCTATCATACCGAAAACCCCTTTAGAGTAATTCGTAACCTCGCTTCTCTAACCCAAAAAATCTTATTTATCGAAAGTATGGTTATTCCTGTTGATCAACCCGTGAGTTGGTTAGTAGAAGAGGGAAAAAATGAGACCCAAGGGTTAACTTATCACGCGATGATTCCTAGTAGCAGTTGTTTAGTTAAAATGCTTCAAGTCTCGGGAATACCCCATATCTATCGCTATACAGCTAAGATTGAGCATATCGATTTTCTAGATACCCCTGAAAAACATCGACGTCGTCAAGTATTTCTCGCTAGTCAGATACCCCTGAATTTAACTGATTTTATTAAAGTTGCTCAGATAGAAACCCCTAAATATGATTTTAGTAAAACCTAA